In one window of Erythrolamprus reginae isolate rEryReg1 chromosome 1, rEryReg1.hap1, whole genome shotgun sequence DNA:
- the RPRM gene encoding protein reprimo yields the protein MRFAAERRRTHLRGNCAALSLLRRCLQPGLPAAGAMNSTLGANQTEEGLRGLLLVNGTESLERVLQAFTPTSVVTDDGFVVAAPDERSLYIMRVVQIAVMCVLSLTVVFGIFFLGCNLLIKSEGMINFLVKERRPSKEVEAVAVGPY from the coding sequence ATGAGGTTCGCTGCTGAGCGCCGTCGGACACATCTCCGGGGAAACTGCGCCGCTCTCTCGCTCCTTCGCCGGTGCCTGCAGCCCGGTCTCCCTGCCGCCGGGGCCATGAACTCCACGCTGGGCGCTAATCAGACGGAGGAGGGGCTGAGGGGGCTGCTGCTGGTCAACGGCACCGAGTCTCTGGAGCGAGTGCTCCAGGCCTTCACGCCGACATCCGTGGTGACCGACGACGGCTTCGTGGTGGCGGCGCCCGACGAGCGGAGCCTGTACATCATGCGGGTGGTGCAGATAGCCGTCATGTGCGTCCTGTCGCTCACCGTCGTCTTCGGCATTTTCTTCCTCGGCTGCAACCTGCTCATCAAGTCCGAAGGCATGATCAACTTCCTGGTGAAGGAACGGAGGCCGTCCAAGGAGGTGGAGGCGGTGGCCGTGGGGCCCTACTGA